A window of Zonotrichia leucophrys gambelii isolate GWCS_2022_RI chromosome 11, RI_Zleu_2.0, whole genome shotgun sequence contains these coding sequences:
- the LOC135452979 gene encoding LOW QUALITY PROTEIN: uncharacterized protein LOC135452979 (The sequence of the model RefSeq protein was modified relative to this genomic sequence to represent the inferred CDS: deleted 1 base in 1 codon) has product MDSTEKEMVIKAMREKAREEIRLRQLNETVDELVPSEEPRWDPNSTGGIRAVKRYQELLVEGIRTGIPKTMNWSKLYSVKQDKNESPSAFLERLKDTARKFTNLDVEDQSGKLQLALLFLGQSQEDIRKKLQKLEGEDTRNLDKMLEVAWKVYNNREKETAKRQQASILAVMQQTGAGGKFIRGRGRGGANRGQRGMMRGRGGFGFAPNTGRLDPNQCAFCRQLGHWKNECPVRGENMGDLLSRLNVKIIFEGGRVKLEIPEEQIAGIFVIKEVDASPIPEEIEQAVVPWVWESGVPGKSKAAQPVKVELKEGARPVRVKQYPLKLEARRGVAPLIKQFLVQGILQECESEYNTPIFPVKKPNGKYRLVQDLRAINEIVKDIHPVVANPYTLLTSVSEEFKWFSVIDLKDAFFCIPLAVESRKYFAFEWESPDSGRKRQLTWTRLPQGFKLSPTIFGNQLAKELEEWKITQVTIPPSLYVVLQYVDGIFLATKERDMCVELTIKLLNMLGQAGYKVSKEKAQLIKNSVIYLGSKPLYEALKQHRLEWTTQQKKAFQELKQALKEAPALGLPDLTKEFQLYVNERQKLALGVLTQKVGSWKRPVGYFSKQLDLVSSGWPSCLRAVAATIILIQEARKLTLGAKMKVFVPHMVMAVLEQKGGHWLSSSRMLQYQAILREQDDIEIKTTNHVNPAEFLRSDQEAGGLVHDCVEVIEQVYASRPDLKDEPLEDPEWELYTDGSSFVENGTRYAGYAVVTSDQVIEAKALLPGTSAQKAEVIGLTRALYLSKDKRVNIWTDSKYAFGVVHVHGALWKERGLLNSQGTNIKHREEVLQLLDAVHSPKAVAVMHVRGHQNAEGEVYRGNRFADVTARQVAREVWTQMALVPVRTNPATPYLNQEPKYSIEDGKLINLLGAQRNQLGWYVTPMGQIVVPTRIMKFILESEHNKCHWGTEALVKFLKNEIISNQMLTMAKRINAMCLVCLKNNPVVRRQIQMGKLQIGPQPGDYWQVDFSELPRAQGYRYLLVYVCTFSGWPEAFPCRTNQAKEVVKTLLKEIIPRFGVPLGLSSDRGPHFIAGVVQELARMLDITWNLHTPWRPQSSGQVERMNQTLKGQIKKICQEAKLHWPQALPLALLRIRIKPREKVGVSPYEILYGKPYHATVLKGEVHVSGDQAIAEYVMSLNKILNSLRNTLQWNKPLTLENSVHDIQPGDQVYIKKWITDPLRESWSRPHQVMMTTYTVVKVQGMDAWIHYTRVKKAPFQWETQIVSPTRMIFRAKPPS; this is encoded by the exons ATGGATTCTACAGAAAAAGAGATGGTTATTAAAGCTATGAGAGAAAAAGCTCGTGAGGAGATTAGGTTGCGACAACTAAATGAAACAGTTGATGAATTGGTGCCAAGTGAGGAACCCAGGTGGGATCCAAACTCTACGGGAGGAATAAGGGCTGTAAAACGATATCAGGAATTGTTGGTGGAAGGAATTAGAACAGGAATACCTAAGACTATGAATTGGTCTAAGTTGTATTCGGTCAAGCAGGACAAGAATGAGTCTCCGTCTGCCTTTTTGGAACGGTTAAAAGACACGGCTCGGAAGTTTACTAATTTAGATGTAGAAGATCAATCAGGGAAACTTCAATTGGCATTATTGTTTTTAGGGCAATCACAagaggatattaggaaaaagttacaaaagctGGAAGGGGAGGATACTCGGAATTTGGATAAAATGTTGGAGGTAGCATGGAAGGTATacaacaacagggaaaaagaaactgcaaaaagacAACAAGCTAGTATTTTGGCTGTAATGCAAcagacaggggcaggaggaaaattcaTTAGGGGACGAGGTCGGGGAGGAGCTAATCGCGGACAGAGGGGGATGATGAGAGGTCggggaggatttgggtttgCACCTAACACGGGGAGGTTGGATCCAAACCAGTGTGCATTTTGCCGACAATTGGGgcactggaaaaatgaatgcCCGGTTAGAGGGGAGAATATGGG AGACCTATTGTCCCGacttaatgtgaaaataatatttgaagggggaagggtgaAATTGGAGATACCTGAGGAACAAATAGCAGGCATTTTTGTGATTAAGGAAGTAGATGCCTCTCCTATTCCAGAAGAAATTGAGCAGGCTGTAGTACCCTGGGTGTGGGAGTCGGGGGTCCCCGGGAAATCTAAAGCTGCCCAGCCAGTAAAAGTGGAACTTAAGGAAGGGGCCCGACCAGTGAGGGTAAAGCAATACCCCTTGAAGCTTGAGGCAAGGAGGGGAGTAGCCCCgttaattaaacaatttttggTTCAAGGAATATTACAGGAATGTGAATCGGAGTATAATACTccaatttttccagtgaaaaagccTAATGGTAAATATCGTTTGGTACAGGACTTGAGAGCGATTAATGAAATAGTAAAGGACATACATCCAGTTGTTGCTAATCCTTATACATTGTTAACATCTGTATCGGAGGAGTTTAAATGGTTCTCTGTGATTGATCTTAAAGATGCTTTCTTCTGCATCCCACTGGCAGTAGAgagtaggaaatattttgcctttgagtGGGAGAGTCCTGATTCTGGGAGAAAGAGGCAGCTTACGTGGACCAGACTGCCACAAGGGTTTAAGCTCAGCCCCACTATTTTTGGAAATCAACTggccaaggagctggaggaatggaAGATAACCCAGGTAACAATACCTCCATCCTTGTATGTAGTCCTGCAGTACGTGGACGGCATTTTTCTGGCCACTAAGGAAAGGGACATGTGTGTGGAATTAACAATTAAATTACTTAATATGCTTGGCCAAGCAGGGTATAAGGTCTCTAAGGAAAAAGCTCAATTGATCAAAAATAGTGTTATTTATCTCGGTT CCAAGCCACTGTATGAGGCCTTGAAGCAGCATCGGTTGGAATGGACGACACAACAAAAGAAGGCCTTCCAGGAATTGAAGCAGGCACTAAAGGAGGCCCCAGCCCTAGGACTCCCTGACCTGACCAAGGAATTCCAGTTATATGTAAATGAGAGGCAAAAACTGGCATTGGGGGTCCTCACCCAGAAGGTGGGATCATGGAAGAGGCCAGTAGGATACTTCTCTAAACAACTGGATTTGGTAAGTTCCGGGTGGCCCTCGTGTTTACGAGCCGTGGCAGCAACAATAATCCTTATTCAGGAGGCCCGGAAATTGACTTTGGGggcaaaaatgaaagtgtttgttCCCCATATGGTCATGGCTGTTTTGGAGCAAAAG GGGGGTCACTGGCTATCATCAAGTCGAATGTTGCAATACCAGGCTATCCTGAGAGAACAGGATGATATTGAAATAAAGACTACTAACCATGTTAATCCAGCAGAGTTTTTACGCAGTGACCAGGAGGCTGGGGGACTGGTGCACGATTGCGTGGAGGTAATTGAACAAGTGTATGCCAGCAGACCCGACCTAAAGGATGAACCATTGGAAGACCCTGAATGGGAACTATACACTGATGGATCCAGTTTTGTTGAGAATGGGACTCGCTATGCTGGGTATGCAGTGGTAACATCGGATCAGGTAATAGAAGCAAAGGCTTTGTTACCTGGAACTTCAGCCCAGAAGGCAGAGGTGATTGGACTCACCAGAGCTCTGTACTTGAGCAAGGACAAAAGGGTTAATATTTGGACAGATTCTAAATATGCCTTTGGTGTGGTTCATGTGCATGGGGCGTTATGGAAAGAAAGGGGGCTTTTGAATTCACAGGGAACCAATATCAAGCACCGGGAAGAAGTGCTACAGCTACTGGATGCGGTACATAGTCCCAAAGCAGTTGCAGTAATGCATGTTAGAGGACATCAGAATGCAGAAGGAGAAGTTTACAGAGGAAATCGATTTGCTGATGTTACAGCACGGCAAGTGGCACGGGAAGTATGGACTCAAATGGCATTGGTACCGGTAAGAACAAATCCGGCTACCCCGTACCTGAATCAGGAGCCCAAATATTCAATAGAAGATGGAAAACTAATAAACTTGCTAGGGGCACAGAGGAATCAGCTCGGGTGGTATGTTACGCCGATGGGACAAATAGTGGTACCGACTCgcataatgaaatttattttggaatcaGAACATAATAAATGCCATTGGGGAACAGAAGCAttggtaaaatttttaaagaatgagatAATCTCTAATCAGATGTTAACAATGGCAAAAAGAATTAATGCAATGTGCCTggtatgtttgaaaaataatccagtagTTAGGAGACAAATACAAATGGGAAAGTTGCAAATTGGGCCACAACCAGGAGATTATTGGcaagttgatttttctgaattgccTAGGGCACAGGGATACAGATACTTGTTAGTGTATGTATGTAcgttttcagggtggccagaagcttTTCCGTGTAGAACTAATCAGGCTAAGGAGGTGGTAAAAAccttgttaaaagaaataataccaagatttggAGTACCCTTAGGATTGTCGTCAGATAGGGGTCCACATTTTATAGCCGGGGTAGTGCAGGAATTAGCACGGATGTTAGACATAACCTGGAATTTGCATACTCCCTGGAGACCTCAGTCTAGTGGGCAGGTGGAAAGAATGAATCAAACTCTGAAAGGACAAATCAAAAAGATTTGCCAGGAAGCTAAACTGCACTGGCCTCAGGCTTTGCCTTTGGCCCTACTCAGGATTCGAATTAAACCAAGGGAAAAGGTAGGCGTAAGTCCATATGAGATACTATACGGCAAACCATATCATGCAACTGTATTAAAAGGGGAGGTACATGTGAGTGGGGATCAGGCAATTGCAGAATATGTTATGTCACTTAATAAAATCTTGAATTCTTTAAGAAATACGTTACAGTGGAATAAACCGCTCACGCTGGAGAACTCTGTCCACGACATCCAGCCTGGGGACCAAGTGTACATCAAGAAGTGGATTACGGATCCGCTACGGGAATCATGGAGCAGACCCCACCAGGTGATGATGACGACCTACACGGTGGTGAAGGTCCAGGGGATGGACGCTTGGATCCATTACACCAGGGTAAAGAAGGCACCGTTCCAATGGGAAACCCAGATAGTGTCTCCAACCCGGATGATCTTCCGCGCAAAGCCGCCTTCTTAA